In the genome of Myxococcus stipitatus, one region contains:
- a CDS encoding M16 family metallopeptidase, with the protein MRDVSFPLRDFRMPSGLRVVVEQDSRAPMVAMVAVVGTGGASDPAGQEGMAHLVEHLAFRSRHVGSASVWTRMEELGAGHVNAITSLDYTAYQTVAPKESLAALVRLEGQRLSAPLAGVTPEVFAVEREVVRNELRESSEAAFTKEDSTVMSAAAQSSEQSYWRPVNGTHASLSAITLAEAQRFARRHYRPDNVTIVIAGDLDLVEVEAVLLDNLPPEWMVPGVPLALTPRVPDVSKPEHVPRAASLMLMEHESTVNFPELIISWVLPRSFDEASAMHDFVRMSMERSMWGAQRADPDIASVSTRLVSGTRASMLVVRVALFQGDSPRRTAERVLDRVYSTWAQFVHPKGVLGRENEFQTLRRGVVTGMVLESEDLLARTTRRAELTHFMLDARAYSRMQKALLSLDGGKLTDFAYQWLQRASAHTVLVRPGGQGSTTVSAPAAALPELSSEMPTGRITPSMLSALSSPVRSLKLDNGMEVLLVPRPGLPVVRVGAVLAGGATYGAKPGVAEMARLGAYRESSFAGDESHWGLHSWSDMRRDHQRFEMSGTSGNIGNILAVLAEQLSSTRTSLGSVIYLQEQVVPWLKMLDSEPRERATRELMRALYGDHVYGYVVKGEELENVSDGEARAWIREVYRPANTVVVIAGEFDPRTVEPLVHELLGSWRHGAPTAVKVPVAPPLPAPGPLSPLSITRPGASQSRLQVACRLPTATPEAEARYALMAELLSMRTFDQVRSRQGASYGFSSRAWVGRGGASHLLVEGVVDSRLLVQSAKEVQAAFTSLAEHLDAAELERARSRRLAKQAVDFISSAQWVEALLVARVRGFTPESLARRPAYLQAVTVDALKEEFRGCLQRWVVGVVADEGQARATLRALSAD; encoded by the coding sequence ATGCGTGACGTCTCCTTCCCCCTGCGCGACTTCCGCATGCCCTCGGGGCTGCGCGTGGTGGTGGAGCAGGACTCGCGCGCGCCGATGGTGGCGATGGTCGCGGTGGTGGGCACGGGCGGGGCCAGCGACCCGGCGGGGCAGGAGGGGATGGCGCATCTGGTGGAGCACCTGGCCTTCCGCTCGCGCCATGTGGGCAGCGCGTCGGTGTGGACGCGCATGGAGGAGCTGGGCGCGGGCCACGTCAACGCCATCACCAGCCTGGACTACACGGCCTACCAGACGGTGGCGCCCAAGGAGTCGCTGGCCGCGCTGGTGCGGCTGGAGGGCCAGCGCCTGTCGGCTCCGCTCGCGGGTGTCACGCCCGAGGTCTTCGCGGTGGAGCGCGAGGTGGTCCGCAACGAGCTGCGCGAGAGCAGCGAGGCGGCCTTCACGAAGGAGGACTCCACCGTGATGAGCGCGGCGGCCCAGTCCTCGGAGCAGTCGTACTGGCGGCCCGTCAATGGCACCCATGCGTCCCTGTCGGCCATCACCCTCGCGGAGGCCCAGCGCTTCGCGCGGCGCCACTACCGCCCGGACAACGTCACCATCGTCATCGCGGGAGACCTGGACCTGGTGGAGGTGGAGGCGGTGCTGCTGGACAACCTGCCCCCGGAGTGGATGGTGCCGGGCGTTCCCCTGGCGCTGACGCCGCGCGTGCCCGACGTGTCGAAGCCCGAGCACGTACCGCGGGCCGCCTCGCTCATGCTCATGGAGCACGAGTCCACGGTGAACTTCCCGGAGCTCATCATCTCGTGGGTGCTGCCCCGCTCGTTCGACGAGGCCAGCGCCATGCACGACTTCGTGCGGATGAGCATGGAGCGGAGCATGTGGGGCGCGCAGCGCGCGGACCCGGACATCGCCTCGGTGTCCACGCGGTTGGTGTCGGGGACGCGGGCCTCGATGCTGGTGGTCCGCGTGGCGCTGTTCCAGGGGGACTCCCCTCGGCGGACGGCGGAGCGGGTGCTGGACCGCGTCTATTCGACGTGGGCCCAGTTCGTTCATCCCAAGGGCGTGTTGGGGCGGGAGAACGAGTTCCAGACCCTGCGGCGCGGCGTCGTGACGGGCATGGTGCTGGAGTCCGAGGACCTCCTGGCGCGCACCACGCGGCGCGCGGAGCTGACGCACTTCATGCTGGATGCCCGAGCCTACTCGCGCATGCAGAAGGCGCTGCTGTCCCTGGATGGCGGCAAGCTGACGGACTTCGCCTACCAGTGGCTCCAGCGCGCGAGCGCGCACACCGTCCTGGTCCGGCCGGGAGGACAGGGGAGCACGACAGTGTCGGCGCCCGCGGCGGCGCTGCCGGAGCTCTCCTCGGAGATGCCCACGGGGCGCATCACCCCGTCGATGCTGTCAGCCCTGTCCTCGCCCGTGCGGTCGCTGAAGCTCGACAACGGGATGGAGGTGCTGCTGGTGCCCAGGCCCGGCCTGCCGGTGGTGCGGGTAGGCGCGGTGCTGGCCGGCGGCGCCACGTATGGCGCGAAGCCGGGTGTGGCGGAGATGGCCCGCCTGGGGGCGTACCGCGAGTCGTCGTTCGCGGGGGACGAGAGCCACTGGGGACTGCATTCCTGGAGCGACATGCGTCGCGACCACCAGCGCTTCGAGATGTCGGGGACGTCGGGCAACATCGGCAACATCCTGGCGGTGCTGGCCGAGCAGCTCTCCTCCACGCGCACCTCCTTGGGGTCGGTGATCTACCTCCAGGAGCAGGTGGTGCCGTGGCTCAAGATGCTGGACTCGGAGCCGCGGGAGCGCGCGACGCGCGAGCTGATGCGGGCCCTCTACGGGGACCACGTCTACGGATACGTCGTGAAGGGCGAGGAGCTGGAGAATGTGTCGGACGGCGAGGCCCGCGCGTGGATTCGGGAGGTGTACCGCCCGGCCAACACCGTGGTGGTCATCGCCGGCGAGTTCGACCCGCGGACGGTGGAGCCGCTGGTGCATGAGCTGCTGGGGAGCTGGAGGCACGGCGCCCCGACGGCGGTGAAGGTGCCCGTCGCTCCGCCGCTGCCCGCCCCAGGTCCGCTCTCTCCGCTGTCCATCACCCGCCCCGGCGCCAGCCAGAGCCGCCTCCAGGTCGCGTGCCGCCTGCCCACGGCCACGCCCGAGGCGGAGGCGCGGTACGCGTTGATGGCGGAGCTGCTGTCGATGCGGACGTTCGACCAGGTGCGCTCACGACAGGGGGCCTCGTATGGCTTCAGCTCGCGGGCGTGGGTGGGCCGGGGTGGGGCGTCCCACCTCCTGGTGGAAGGCGTGGTGGACTCGCGGCTCCTGGTGCAGAGCGCCAAGGAGGTGCAGGCCGCGTTCACCAGCCTGGCCGAGCACCTGGACGCGGCGGAGCTGGAGCGGGCCCGCTCGCGGCGACTCGCGAAGCAGGCGGTGGACTTCATCTCCTCGGCCCAGTGGGTGGAGGCGCTCCTGGTGGCGCGTGTGCGAGGCTTCACCCCTGAGTCGCTGGCGCGGCGTCCGGCGTATCTCCAAGCGGTGACGGTGGATGCGCTAAAAGAAGAGTTCAGGGGTTGTCTCCAGCGGTGGGTGGTGGGCGTGGTCGCTGATGAAGGCCAGGCGCGCGCGACGCTTCGGGCCCTGTCAGCGGACTAG